The Nicotiana sylvestris chromosome 6, ASM39365v2, whole genome shotgun sequence genomic sequence TCATCCTTTAGGTCCTTGAACCTCTTAAGTTTTCTTAGCACTACTCATTCTTTCAAGGGACTCAAAATTTTGGttaactccctaaattttcaaaaattttggcaaagtttcccttgtaaattggactatccaaaaaatattcatgtcacaaataccacaaccacatcaacaacaaccaaatataccataacatgTCATTCATAGGCACCATACGCAGCTCATAAATTAATTACTCACACTCCGGCAAGGAGGTATAACTAACAAGAATCTAAAGCACAATAACTTTAGCACAAGTAAATCACTTTATGAATTAAATATATTACGACATAAACTAAATTACTACAACAACTATGTATAATCTAGGAAGGACAGAAACACTTGctaacttgtatttaataaatgaaatataaatgTAAAACCAAACTTAGGTTCACATACCTttttcctcaaataaatatggatatttctttctcatatcttcctcgacctcccacgtagcctcttttgaatcatgattactccacaaaactTTTATTGATCCTAAATCTTTTGTTCTCAATTTTCTTACTTGCCTATTACTTGtgttaggggtaaggtctgcgtacatattaccctccccagaccccacttgtgggattatactaggtcgttgttgttgttgttgttgcctatCAAGAATTTCTATAGGTACCTCTTCATAAGTCATGCCTTGTTTAATTTCTATGGTATCGGCAGGTATTATATGTGACTCATCATAAATGTACTTTCTAAGCATAGACGCATGAAAGACACGATGAATAGAGGACAACTCAACGGGTAACGCTAGCTTATAAGCCACATTTCCTTTAttttctagaatttcataaggTTCGATTAATCTAGGGATAagtttccctttcttaccaaatctcataactcctttcattggtgaaactttcaaaaacaccttATCATCAACCATGAATAAATCACGATGCCTCTTGTGAGAATATGACTTTTGATGACTCTGAGCCGCTTTAAGTCTTTCTCTAATTAGTTGAACTTTCTCCAAGGCCTCACAAACAAACTCTGGACCAATCAACGGCACCTTTGCTtgttcaaaccaacccactggagacctacatctccgccCATACAAtgcttcataaggagccatactAATGCTGgcctgatagctgttattgtaagcaaattctataagtggcaagtgatcatcccaattacctccaaaatctataacacacgCACGCAACATATCTTCGAGAGTCTGAATGGTCCTTTCTGCCTGGCCATCAGTCTGTGGATAGAAAGCGGTGCTTAAATTGATCTTGGTACCTAATCTTTTATGAAATGCCTACCAAAAATGTGTCGTGAACTTAGGGCCTCTGTCTGATATGATTGAAACTAGAGTACCATGCAATTagactatttctttgatgtacAACTGCACATACTGCTCTGCGGAATCTGTCGTCTTTACTAGAAGGAAATGTGCGGACTTTGTCAGTCGGtctacaataacccaaattgaGTCATGCTTACGGTACGTACGAGGTAGACCTActacgaaatccatattaatcatctcccacttccactgtggTATCTCCATATCTTAAGCtaggccaccaggcctctgatgctcggctttgacttgctggcaattcaaacatttagccacatgatctgctacttgtttcttTATGCCTTTCCACTAATACAACTCTTTCAAATCTAGATACATTTTGGTAGCACCTGGGTGGATAGAGTATCTCAAACTGTGACCTTCCTCCATTATGGCCTTCCTAAGACCATCTATATCAGGCACACATAAccgatcattcaacttcaaaactccatCACTTCCTAGAGTGAAAGCAGTGATTTCTGTATTTCTGACTCcttcttttaacttcactaagtacggatcttcatcttgcttagccttaacatgcgcAACAAGGGAGGATTGTGCTAAGGCATAAGCAGTTATACCTCCTTCTTCGGTCTCATCCAATATAATTCCATCATTTGCCagtttttgaatttctcgacCCAAAGTTTGCATTTGCACTGCAAGATGGGCCAAGGCACCCATTGACTTCCTAATAAGTGCATCTTCTACCACATTAGCTTTGCCCGGGTGATAAaggatattgatgtcataatctttcaatagctcgagccaccttctctacctcaaatttaatTCATTTTTCTTGAAAATGTACTGGAGGCTTTTGTGGTCTGTAAACACTTCAAAATGATCGCCATAAAGGTAGTGTTGCCATATCTTTAATGCAAATACCACTGCTGCAAGCTCCAAGTCATGTgtggggtagttcttttcatggttCTTTAACTTCCTGGAAGAataagcaataacttttccattttatataagaacacaaccaagaccaactctggaggcatcacaatacactgtgaacCCACCCAAGCCTGTCGGCAAGGTTAACACAGGTGCAgtggtcaacctcttctttagCTCTTGAAAACTCTACTCACAAGCGTCTGTCCACTGGAACTTAACTACgttctgagtcaacttagttaatAGAGCTGCAAGCgaggaaaacccctctacaaaccttctatagtagccagctaaccccaagaaactcctaatttcggttggcgttgtcggcctaggccagttcttaactgcTTCTGTCTTCTAAGGGTCTACTTTTATTCcttcactagataccacgtgACCTAAAAATGTCATTGActgcaaccagaactcacattttgaaaatttggcATAAAGCTCATTCTCTTTCAAAGTCTCCAAGGCTATTCTGAGGTGAAGCATGATCTTCCTTGCTCTtagagtataccaaaatatcgtCTATAAACACGATAATAAAGGTATCAAGGAATGGCTTGAAAACTCTGTTAATGAGGTCCATGAATGCAGCTgaagcatttgtcaacccgaaggacatcactagaaattcatagtgcCCGTAGCGAGTTCGAAAGTCTGTTTTAGATATATCTTCTTCTctgattctcaactgatggtacccggacctcaagtctatctttgaaaagtactttgcaTCCTAAAGTTGaccaaataaatcatcaattcttggctGTAGGTACTTGTTATTAAtagtaactttattcaactgccgatagtcgacgcacattctgagagacccatctttcttcttgacaaacaaGACCGGGGTACCCCACGGTGAAACACTCGGCATAATGAA encodes the following:
- the LOC138871175 gene encoding uncharacterized protein, producing the protein MGALAHLAVQMQTLGREIQKLANDGIILDETEEGGITAYALAQSSLVAHVKAKQDEDPYLVKLKEGVRNTEITAFTLGSDGVLKLNDRLCVPDIDGLRKAIMEEGHSLRYSIHPDFGGNWDDHLPLIEFAYNNSYQASISMAPYEALYGRRCRSPVGWFEQAKVPLIGPEFVCEALEKVQLIRERLKAAQSHQKSYSHKRHRDLFMVDDKVFLKVSPMKGVMRFGKKGKLIPRLIEPYEILENKGNVAYKLALPVELSSIHRVFHASMLRKYIYDESHIIPADTIEIKQGMTYEEDYKKVAKQRMTGIVDVQIRHD